The Rhodococcus sp. ABRD24 genome contains the following window.
TGCCGATCCGGCCGTGGGAACAGGCCGCACGCCTGCTCGACTACGGCTACGCACTCGATCCCACGGCGTCGGTGGGGACGCTGGTCGATCCAGTTCCGGTGTCCGGCGGGCCGGCCGTCCTGGTCGCCGGCCCCGATACCCACGGACCGGGAGGAATGGACCTGGCATCGGGCTCGGACCTGCCCAACAAGGACCTGGCCGGCCGCGTCGCGGTGGGTGTCGTCGGCTCCGGTGTGGTCGTGGGGCTGCTCGGCTGGGCCCGTGCACTGGTCCGACGGCGCCGCTGACGCCCGTCAGTCGCCGCGCCGCTTCCACAGCCCGGCGAGGCCGATCGCGGCCAGTGCGCCGGCTCCGGCCAGTGCGAGGGCCTCACGCACCGACGGGGTTCGTCGTACCTCCACCCGCGGCCGGATGACCGCCGAGTCCGGTGGCGGCACATGCGCGTTGGCGAGGTTCTCGTGCGCCGTCGCCGCCCACGCCGTGACGAACAGCAGCAGCCGGGCCGTCAGATAACTGAACACCAGCAGACCGATGATGGGGCCGAATGCCACACCGGCCGGCCCGCGGCTGACCACCGCCAGGTAGATCGCGCCGACCTGCCGGAAGATCTCGAACACGATTGCCGCGGCCAGTGCGGCCCGAGCCGCACTGCGCAGCGTCACTGGTTCCCGCGGCAGACGCGCGATCACCCAGGTGAACACCGCCCAGGTTGCGAGCAGGCCGACGGCGAACGACACGATTCGCACGAGGACCCCGATTCCGGTCACATTCTCCGCGCCGAGCCATTCGATCACGCGGGTCGCGACCGGTCCGTTGCTGAGCGCCGACAATCCGAACGAGACCACCAGGGCCAGGCCCAGGCCGAGTAGCGCGACGAAGTCTCTCAGCTTGGTCATGATCATCCCGCGCGGCTCGCGGGTGGTCTCCCACATCGCCGTCAGTGCGTCGCGCACATTCGCAATCCACCCGAGCCCCGCGTATGCGGCGCCGAGCAGACCCAGCACACCGACGCTGGTACGGGCGTTGATCGCGGAGTCGATCAGATCATTGATCGTCTCACCCAGCCCGCCGGGGATGTTCTGGCTCACCTGGTACTGAATCTCGGTGAGCCACTCGGGATGACCGGCGAGGAGGAAGCCCCCGACTGCGAACGCGACCATCAGCAGCGGCACCAGCGCCAGCACCGTGAAGTAGGTGATCCCGGCGGCGTAATAGTCGCCCTTCTGCTGCTGATAGCGCCCACCCGCCCGGATCAGGTGATCGAGCCACGGCCGCGCGGCTCGCTGCCTGTCGAGAAAGCTCGGCGCGTCGTCCGCCATGTGTGGATCTACCCCCTACTGGTCAGAAATCCCACCTTCTCATAGACCTGACCAAGTGTCCGGGCAGCGACCTCGCGGGCGCGATCAGCGCCTGCGGCCAGGATGCCGTCCAACTCGGTGCGATCGGACAGGTAGCTGTCGACCCTCGCTCGGAGCGGAGTGACGAACTCGGCGAGGACCTCGGCGGTATCGGACTTGAGATCGCCGTAACCGCGACCCTCGTAACCGGCGACGAGATCCTCGATGCTCTTGCCCGACAGCGCGGACTGGATCGTGAGCAGGTTGCTCACGCCGGGCTTGTTCGCCTGATCGAAACGGATCTCGCGCTCGTTGTCGGTGACCGCCGACTTGATCTTCTTGGCCGAGACCTTCGGGTCGTCGAGCAGGTTGATCAGGCCCGCCGGAGTCGGGCCGGACTTGCTCATCTTCGACCGCGGATCCTGCAGGTCGTAGATCTTCGCGGTGCCCTTGATGATCTGCGGCTCGGGAATCACGAACGTCTTACCGAAGCGGGTGTTGAAACGACCGGCGAGGTCGCGGGCGAGCTCGAGATGCTGGCGCTGGTCCTCTCCCACCGGGACGCGCTGCGGGCGATAGAGCAGAATGTCTGCGGCCATCAGGACCGGGTAGGTGAACAGACCGACACTCGCCTGTTCGCTGCCCTGCCGGGCCGCCTTGTCCTTGAACTGCGTCATCCGGCTGGCCTCACCGAAACCGGTGATGCAGTTGAGCACCCACGCCAGTTCCGCATGCTGAGGCACCTGGCTCTGCACGAACAGCGTCGAGCGCTCGGGGTCGATGCCCAGAGCCAGCAGCTGCGCAACCGCCCGCAGAGTGCGCATGCGCAGCTCCTTGGGGTCCTGCGGCACCGTGATGGCATGCATGTCGGGGATAAAGTAGAACGCGTCGAACTCGTCCTGCAGCGGCACCCACTGCTGCAGCGCACCGAGGAAGTTGCCGAGGTGGAACGAGTCCGCGGTCGGCTGGATTCCGGAGAGAACGCGCGGCTTGGCCGGCGCCGGGGCAGCGGGGTTCGTCTGGGTGTTCTCTGCAGTGCTCGACATGGTTCTCGATCCTGTCACGCGCCGCGATCGGCAATGCGAGCGAGGTGCGTCGTCAGCGGAACTGGACCGTAACGGGTGCGTGGTCGGACCAGCGCTCTGCGTACGTGTCGGCCCGTTCGACGCGGGACTCCTTGGCACGCTCGGCGAGACCCGGAGTGGTCAGGTGATAGTCGATGCGCCAACCGGCGTCGGTGTCGAACGCTTTGCCGCGGTAGGACCACCACGAGTACGGCCCGTCGACGTCGGGGTGCAGCGTGCGCACGACATCCGTCCAGGCACCGTCGGCGAACAGCGAGTCGAGCCAGGCACGCTCGCCCGGCAGGAACCCGGACTTCTTGACATTGCCCTTCCAGTTCTTGATGTCCCGCTCGGTGTGCGCGATGTTCCAGTCGCCGCACACCACCATCTCGCGACCCGCGGCTGCGGTCGACTCCGCGCTGCGCGCCAGGTGCGCGGCGAAGGACGCCATGAAGCGCTCCTTCTCCGCCTGCTTCGGCGTCTCCGCCTCTCCGGTGGGCAGGTAGAGGCTGCCCACGGTCACCGCGTCGAAATCGGCTTCGATGTAGCGGCCGGCGTCGGCGAATTCGTCGTCGCCGAATCCGATCCGAACGGCGTCGGCCGGACGGCGGGACAGGACCGCAACCCCGTTGCGGCCCTTGGCGGACGGCTCGGCAGAGGCCAGGTGCCAGCCGGTGTCGACGGCGGGCGCGAGCGTTTCGTGCAACTGCTTGTCCGAGGCCCGAGTCTCCTGCAGGCACACGACATCGGCCTGCGAACCCTCGATCCACTCGAGCAGCCCCTTGCGGGCGGCGGCGCGGACGCCATTGACATTGACCGTGGTGATGATGTGTGGCACGCGAAGAACCGTAGCCGACGGAAGGGACACGGGGCCGTCACCGGCGAGCCGTCACCACCGCTACGGCGAAGATCCCTGCACCAGCGACAGCGAGAACCGCTCCCACCAGGGCGGGTGCGGTGTAGCCGAATCCGGCAGCGATGACGACGCCGCCGATCCACGCTCCGAACGCATTGGCGAGGTTGAAAGCCGCATGGTTCAGCGAGGCCGCGAGGGTTTGGGCGTCCGCCGCGACGTCCATCAACCGGGTCTGCAGGCCCGGGCCCAGCGCCGCGCCGGCCACACCGACCAGAAAGAGCACGACCAGCGCCGTGTAGGGGTTGTGTGCGGCTGCGGCGAACAGGGCGAGCAGCACCGCGAGTGCGCACATCGCCGCGAACGGCCCCCTGGTGGGGGCCAGGTCCGCCAGGCGGCCACCGACGACGTTGCCGAGCACGAGACCGACTCCGTAGATCATGAGAGCGATCGGCACGAGCGCTTTCGGGAGCCCCGCCACGTCGGTCAGGGTCGTGCTCACGTACGTGTAGACGGCGAATGTACCGCCGCAGCCCACCGCGGCAACCGCCAGCGTCAACCACACCTGGCCGCGCCGCAGGGCGCCGAGCTCGACGACCGGACTGGTGACGCGGATGTCCCGCAGCGGTGGCACCCACGCCGAGATCGCGAGCACGGTCACCGCAGCGATCGCCGCGACGAGTGCGAACGCGCTGCGCCATCCCAGGCCCTGTCCGATCCATGCCGCCGCGGGCACGCCCAGGACGTTGGCGATCGACAGCCCCATCAGCACCGAGGCAACCGCCTTGGCGCGGTGACCGCGCTCTG
Protein-coding sequences here:
- the trpS gene encoding tryptophan--tRNA ligase, which translates into the protein MSSTAENTQTNPAAPAPAKPRVLSGIQPTADSFHLGNFLGALQQWVPLQDEFDAFYFIPDMHAITVPQDPKELRMRTLRAVAQLLALGIDPERSTLFVQSQVPQHAELAWVLNCITGFGEASRMTQFKDKAARQGSEQASVGLFTYPVLMAADILLYRPQRVPVGEDQRQHLELARDLAGRFNTRFGKTFVIPEPQIIKGTAKIYDLQDPRSKMSKSGPTPAGLINLLDDPKVSAKKIKSAVTDNEREIRFDQANKPGVSNLLTIQSALSGKSIEDLVAGYEGRGYGDLKSDTAEVLAEFVTPLRARVDSYLSDRTELDGILAAGADRAREVAARTLGQVYEKVGFLTSRG
- the yhjD gene encoding inner membrane protein YhjD; protein product: MADDAPSFLDRQRAARPWLDHLIRAGGRYQQQKGDYYAAGITYFTVLALVPLLMVAFAVGGFLLAGHPEWLTEIQYQVSQNIPGGLGETINDLIDSAINARTSVGVLGLLGAAYAGLGWIANVRDALTAMWETTREPRGMIMTKLRDFVALLGLGLALVVSFGLSALSNGPVATRVIEWLGAENVTGIGVLVRIVSFAVGLLATWAVFTWVIARLPREPVTLRSAARAALAAAIVFEIFRQVGAIYLAVVSRGPAGVAFGPIIGLLVFSYLTARLLLFVTAWAATAHENLANAHVPPPDSAVIRPRVEVRRTPSVREALALAGAGALAAIGLAGLWKRRGD
- a CDS encoding MFS transporter; protein product: MGGFGIGTTEFVAMGLLPEIAAGTGVSEPTAGHVITAYALGVVVGAPLIAALAARMPRKRLLIALMVAFAVGNGITVLAPNYEALMLARFVAGLPHGAYFGVASLVAAHLAERGHRAKAVASVLMGLSIANVLGVPAAAWIGQGLGWRSAFALVAAIAAVTVLAISAWVPPLRDIRVTSPVVELGALRRGQVWLTLAVAAVGCGGTFAVYTYVSTTLTDVAGLPKALVPIALMIYGVGLVLGNVVGGRLADLAPTRGPFAAMCALAVLLALFAAAAHNPYTALVVLFLVGVAGAALGPGLQTRLMDVAADAQTLAASLNHAAFNLANAFGAWIGGVVIAAGFGYTAPALVGAVLAVAGAGIFAVAVVTARR
- a CDS encoding exodeoxyribonuclease III produces the protein MPHIITTVNVNGVRAAARKGLLEWIEGSQADVVCLQETRASDKQLHETLAPAVDTGWHLASAEPSAKGRNGVAVLSRRPADAVRIGFGDDEFADAGRYIEADFDAVTVGSLYLPTGEAETPKQAEKERFMASFAAHLARSAESTAAAGREMVVCGDWNIAHTERDIKNWKGNVKKSGFLPGERAWLDSLFADGAWTDVVRTLHPDVDGPYSWWSYRGKAFDTDAGWRIDYHLTTPGLAERAKESRVERADTYAERWSDHAPVTVQFR